The proteins below come from a single Lepeophtheirus salmonis chromosome 4, UVic_Lsal_1.4, whole genome shotgun sequence genomic window:
- the LOC121115924 gene encoding glycoprotein-N-acetylgalactosamine 3-beta-galactosyltransferase 1 isoform X1 yields MRRTVALYRYVIGILLFYVIYNLSRKNGSNILSVSEKIEVSTKDNSASNIRIVCVILTQKKNHKTRVRAIADTWGKRCKALVFVTNSTLHMHDQNIVDTGKNDTYNTIWGKVKTALRDSYERYKNEADWFIKADDDSFAVVENIKYFIESKKIKPSDPTWFGSQYHLFSKHGYMAGGGYVMSLEAVRRFVEIGLNRTNNEGCKAHDDTGAEDAEMGKCMSTVGVVPIDSRDTYGRSRNFPFNVEYVVGPAIPDNKFWYWKNIKYPQIFGHPGCCSDTSSLFHYVTVNEMYKYEYLIYNSFVHEESPQRAPPPPASLVRNMKIDWKSIQA; encoded by the exons atgagGAGAACAGTTGCTTTATATCGATATGTCATTGGAATACTattgttttatgtaatatataatttaagtcgGAAAAATGGTTCTAATATTTTAAGTG TCTCGGAAAAAATAGAAGTATCAACAAAAGATAATTCTGCTTCAAATATAAGAATTGTTTGTGTCATCTTAACGCAAAAAAAGAATCACAAAACACGTGTACGGGCCATAGCAGATACGTGGGGAAAACGATGCAAAGCTCTGGTATTTGTCACCAATTCCACTTTACACA tgcACGATCAAAATATCGTTGATACTGGTAAAAATGATACATATAATACGATTTGGGGAAAAGTAAAGACTGCCTTGCGGGATTCATATGAACGCTATAA GAATGAAGCAGACTGGTTTATAAAAGCCGATGATGATAGTTTTGCCGTGGTGGAAAATATTAAGTACTTTATTGAGTCTAAGAAAATTAAACCAAGCGATCCCACTTGGTTTGGGTCACAATATCATTTGTTCAGTAAACACGGATACATGGCTGGAGGGG GATATGTTATGAGCTTAGAAGCCGTTAGAAGGTTTGTAGAAATAGGGCTCAATCGAACAAATAATGAGGGATGTAAAGCCCATGATGATACTGGTGCAGAGGATGCAGAGATGGGTAAATGCATGAGCACAGTAGGAGTAGTTCCAA TCGATTCAAGGGATACATATGGACGAAGTAGGAACTTCCCTTTCAATGTGGAATACGTTGTAGGCCCTGCTATTCCCGATAACAAATTCTggtattggaaaaatataaaatatcctcAAATTTTT GGTCATCCAGGATGTTGTTCTGATACATCCTCACTGTTCCATTATGTAACTGTGAATGAGATGTATAAATATGAGTACTTGATTTATAACTCCTTTGTACATGAGGAGAGTCCACAAAGAGCTCCTCCACCTCCTGCTTCTCTcgtaagaaatatgaaaattgacTGGAAATCCATACAGGCATAA
- the LOC121115924 gene encoding glycoprotein-N-acetylgalactosamine 3-beta-galactosyltransferase 1 isoform X2, with the protein MRRTVALYRYVIGILLFYVIYNLSRKNGSNILSEVSTKDNSASNIRIVCVILTQKKNHKTRVRAIADTWGKRCKALVFVTNSTLHMHDQNIVDTGKNDTYNTIWGKVKTALRDSYERYKNEADWFIKADDDSFAVVENIKYFIESKKIKPSDPTWFGSQYHLFSKHGYMAGGGYVMSLEAVRRFVEIGLNRTNNEGCKAHDDTGAEDAEMGKCMSTVGVVPIDSRDTYGRSRNFPFNVEYVVGPAIPDNKFWYWKNIKYPQIFGHPGCCSDTSSLFHYVTVNEMYKYEYLIYNSFVHEESPQRAPPPPASLVRNMKIDWKSIQA; encoded by the exons atgagGAGAACAGTTGCTTTATATCGATATGTCATTGGAATACTattgttttatgtaatatataatttaagtcgGAAAAATGGTTCTAATATTTTAAGTG AAGTATCAACAAAAGATAATTCTGCTTCAAATATAAGAATTGTTTGTGTCATCTTAACGCAAAAAAAGAATCACAAAACACGTGTACGGGCCATAGCAGATACGTGGGGAAAACGATGCAAAGCTCTGGTATTTGTCACCAATTCCACTTTACACA tgcACGATCAAAATATCGTTGATACTGGTAAAAATGATACATATAATACGATTTGGGGAAAAGTAAAGACTGCCTTGCGGGATTCATATGAACGCTATAA GAATGAAGCAGACTGGTTTATAAAAGCCGATGATGATAGTTTTGCCGTGGTGGAAAATATTAAGTACTTTATTGAGTCTAAGAAAATTAAACCAAGCGATCCCACTTGGTTTGGGTCACAATATCATTTGTTCAGTAAACACGGATACATGGCTGGAGGGG GATATGTTATGAGCTTAGAAGCCGTTAGAAGGTTTGTAGAAATAGGGCTCAATCGAACAAATAATGAGGGATGTAAAGCCCATGATGATACTGGTGCAGAGGATGCAGAGATGGGTAAATGCATGAGCACAGTAGGAGTAGTTCCAA TCGATTCAAGGGATACATATGGACGAAGTAGGAACTTCCCTTTCAATGTGGAATACGTTGTAGGCCCTGCTATTCCCGATAACAAATTCTggtattggaaaaatataaaatatcctcAAATTTTT GGTCATCCAGGATGTTGTTCTGATACATCCTCACTGTTCCATTATGTAACTGTGAATGAGATGTATAAATATGAGTACTTGATTTATAACTCCTTTGTACATGAGGAGAGTCCACAAAGAGCTCCTCCACCTCCTGCTTCTCTcgtaagaaatatgaaaattgacTGGAAATCCATACAGGCATAA
- the LOC121115924 gene encoding glycoprotein-N-acetylgalactosamine 3-beta-galactosyltransferase 1 isoform X3, which yields MRRTVALYRYVIGILLFYVIYNLSRKNGSNILSVSEKIEVSTKDNSASNIRIVCVILTQKKNHKTRVRAIADTWGKRCKALVFVTNSTLHMHDQNIVDTGKNDTYNTIWGKVKTALRDSYERYKNEADWFIKADDDSFAVVENIKYFIESKKIKPSDPTWFGSQYHLFSKHGYMAGGEAVRRFVEIGLNRTNNEGCKAHDDTGAEDAEMGKCMSTVGVVPIDSRDTYGRSRNFPFNVEYVVGPAIPDNKFWYWKNIKYPQIFGHPGCCSDTSSLFHYVTVNEMYKYEYLIYNSFVHEESPQRAPPPPASLVRNMKIDWKSIQA from the exons atgagGAGAACAGTTGCTTTATATCGATATGTCATTGGAATACTattgttttatgtaatatataatttaagtcgGAAAAATGGTTCTAATATTTTAAGTG TCTCGGAAAAAATAGAAGTATCAACAAAAGATAATTCTGCTTCAAATATAAGAATTGTTTGTGTCATCTTAACGCAAAAAAAGAATCACAAAACACGTGTACGGGCCATAGCAGATACGTGGGGAAAACGATGCAAAGCTCTGGTATTTGTCACCAATTCCACTTTACACA tgcACGATCAAAATATCGTTGATACTGGTAAAAATGATACATATAATACGATTTGGGGAAAAGTAAAGACTGCCTTGCGGGATTCATATGAACGCTATAA GAATGAAGCAGACTGGTTTATAAAAGCCGATGATGATAGTTTTGCCGTGGTGGAAAATATTAAGTACTTTATTGAGTCTAAGAAAATTAAACCAAGCGATCCCACTTGGTTTGGGTCACAATATCATTTGTTCAGTAAACACGGATACATGGCTGGAGGGG AAGCCGTTAGAAGGTTTGTAGAAATAGGGCTCAATCGAACAAATAATGAGGGATGTAAAGCCCATGATGATACTGGTGCAGAGGATGCAGAGATGGGTAAATGCATGAGCACAGTAGGAGTAGTTCCAA TCGATTCAAGGGATACATATGGACGAAGTAGGAACTTCCCTTTCAATGTGGAATACGTTGTAGGCCCTGCTATTCCCGATAACAAATTCTggtattggaaaaatataaaatatcctcAAATTTTT GGTCATCCAGGATGTTGTTCTGATACATCCTCACTGTTCCATTATGTAACTGTGAATGAGATGTATAAATATGAGTACTTGATTTATAACTCCTTTGTACATGAGGAGAGTCCACAAAGAGCTCCTCCACCTCCTGCTTCTCTcgtaagaaatatgaaaattgacTGGAAATCCATACAGGCATAA